In Ruania zhangjianzhongii, the following proteins share a genomic window:
- the pstB gene encoding phosphate ABC transporter ATP-binding protein PstB, which produces MSKRIDISDLNVYYSDFLAVEGVNMSIEPRSVTALIGPSGCGKSTFLRTLNRMHEVIPGARVEGKAVMDGQDLYGPGIDPVEVRRQVGMVFQRPNPFPTMSIADNVLAGVKLNNRRMSKAASEELVERSLTGANLWNEVKERLDKPGSSLSGGQQQRLCIARAIAVQPQVLLMDEPCSALDPISTLAIEELVHELKNDYTIVIVTHNMQQAARVSDRTGFFNIEGTGKPGRLIEMDDTTTMFSTPAEKATEDYISGRFG; this is translated from the coding sequence ATGAGCAAACGAATCGATATCTCCGACCTGAACGTCTACTACAGCGACTTCCTCGCCGTCGAAGGCGTGAACATGAGTATCGAGCCGCGCAGCGTGACCGCGCTGATCGGGCCCTCCGGCTGCGGGAAGTCCACCTTCCTGCGGACACTGAACCGGATGCACGAGGTCATCCCCGGTGCCCGGGTCGAGGGCAAGGCCGTGATGGACGGGCAGGACCTGTACGGCCCCGGCATCGACCCGGTGGAGGTGCGCCGGCAGGTGGGCATGGTGTTCCAGCGGCCGAACCCGTTCCCGACGATGTCCATCGCGGACAACGTGCTCGCCGGGGTGAAGCTGAACAACCGGCGGATGTCGAAGGCAGCGTCCGAGGAGCTCGTGGAGCGCTCGCTGACCGGGGCGAACCTGTGGAACGAGGTCAAGGAGCGGCTGGACAAGCCTGGCTCGTCACTCTCCGGCGGGCAGCAGCAGCGCTTGTGCATCGCCCGGGCGATCGCCGTACAGCCGCAGGTGCTGCTGATGGACGAGCCCTGTTCGGCGCTGGACCCGATCTCCACCCTGGCGATCGAGGAGCTGGTGCACGAGCTGAAGAACGACTACACGATCGTGATCGTCACCCACAACATGCAGCAGGCCGCCCGGGTCTCCGACCGGACGGGCTTCTTCAACATCGAGGGCACCGGCAAGCCGGGCCGGCTGATCGAGATGGACGACACCACCACGATGTTCTCCACCCCGGCGGAGAAGGCCACCGAGGACTACATCTCCGGCCGCTTCGGCTGA
- the pstA gene encoding phosphate ABC transporter permease PstA, translating to MAVAAPPLPVRRHRRLPRWAPPVTLLASLALAAGILALFGQVTLGGLFALGALCYAVAITVLSRVVEGPRWAKDRLATALVTVAFLLAVIPLITLLGIVVGDGIQQFSWEFLTTDMVGVFGSMASGGAFHAIIGTLYVTGIAAVIAIPLGIFTAIYLVEYGQGRLKRGITLLVDVMTGIPSIVAGLFAYTMFLVVAGPDYKAALIGGVALTVLMTPLVVRNVEEMLRLVPNELREASYALGVPKWLTIVKVVLRTSIGGITMSVIIALARIIGETAPLLITVGIVQSVNWNAFDGRIATLPVYVYRQYAQGGPSADRAWAGALTLIIIVMLLNLIARLISRYFTPKVSR from the coding sequence ATGGCAGTCGCCGCCCCGCCCCTGCCCGTGCGGCGCCACCGCCGCTTACCGCGGTGGGCCCCGCCCGTTACTCTGCTCGCCTCGCTCGCCCTAGCAGCAGGAATCCTGGCGTTGTTCGGCCAGGTTACTCTGGGCGGGCTGTTCGCCCTCGGCGCGCTCTGCTACGCCGTCGCCATCACCGTGCTCTCCCGGGTGGTGGAAGGGCCCAGGTGGGCCAAGGACCGATTGGCGACGGCGTTGGTCACGGTGGCCTTCCTGCTCGCCGTGATCCCGTTGATCACCCTGCTGGGCATCGTCGTGGGTGACGGCATCCAGCAGTTCAGCTGGGAGTTCCTCACCACGGACATGGTCGGCGTGTTCGGCTCGATGGCCTCCGGCGGTGCGTTCCACGCGATCATCGGCACCCTGTACGTGACCGGGATCGCCGCAGTGATCGCGATCCCGCTGGGTATCTTCACCGCCATCTACCTGGTCGAGTACGGCCAGGGCCGGCTGAAGCGCGGCATCACCCTGCTCGTGGACGTGATGACGGGTATCCCCTCGATCGTGGCGGGGCTGTTCGCCTACACGATGTTCCTCGTGGTGGCCGGTCCGGACTACAAGGCGGCGCTGATCGGCGGTGTCGCACTGACCGTGCTGATGACCCCGCTGGTGGTGCGCAACGTCGAGGAGATGCTCCGGCTGGTGCCGAACGAGCTGCGGGAAGCCTCCTACGCACTCGGCGTGCCGAAGTGGCTGACCATCGTCAAGGTGGTGCTGCGGACCTCGATCGGCGGGATCACGATGAGCGTGATCATCGCCCTCGCCCGGATCATCGGGGAGACCGCTCCGTTGCTGATCACCGTGGGCATCGTGCAGTCGGTGAACTGGAACGCCTTCGACGGGCGGATCGCCACGTTGCCGGTGTACGTCTACCGCCAGTATGCGCAGGGCGGCCCCTCCGCCGACCGTGCCTGGGCGGGTGCGCTCACGCTGATCATCATCGTGATGCTGCTGAACCTGATCGCGCGGCTGATCAGCCGCTACTTCACCCCCAAGGTGTCTCGATGA
- the pstC gene encoding phosphate ABC transporter permease subunit PstC — MTQSSDAEVRPAAAPVRGNGGRLGNRIFRGISTSSGVLILVILAAVAAFLLYRAWPALTADTSAFAEVDFMMDRSLWAWVLPLILGTILSSVIALIVAVPLSLGIGLFISHYAPRRLAQFLGYMIDLLAAIPSVIFGLWGIQWLQPLVHPLFAWLSTHLGFIPIFSDYQAPARNIMTAGLVLAVMIVPIITATIREVFLQTPRLHEEASLALGATRWEMIQQAVLPFGRSGIISASMLGLGRALGETMAVLMVLSPGYAVNFLLLQPGQHQSIAANIASHLPEAGADGVDALIASGLILFAFTFAVNLVARWIINRRAEFSGAN, encoded by the coding sequence GTGACCCAGAGTTCCGACGCCGAGGTGCGCCCGGCGGCAGCTCCGGTCCGTGGCAACGGCGGGCGCCTGGGCAACCGCATCTTCCGCGGCATCTCCACCAGTAGCGGCGTGCTGATCCTGGTGATCCTGGCAGCGGTCGCTGCGTTCCTGCTCTACCGCGCCTGGCCGGCACTGACCGCTGACACGTCGGCGTTCGCCGAGGTCGACTTCATGATGGACCGCAGCCTGTGGGCCTGGGTCCTGCCACTGATCCTCGGGACCATCCTGTCCTCGGTGATCGCGCTGATCGTGGCGGTGCCGCTGAGCCTGGGCATCGGGCTGTTCATCTCGCACTATGCCCCCCGCAGGCTGGCCCAGTTCCTCGGCTACATGATCGACCTGCTGGCCGCGATCCCGTCGGTGATCTTCGGCCTGTGGGGCATCCAGTGGCTGCAGCCGCTGGTCCACCCCCTGTTCGCCTGGTTGAGCACCCACCTCGGCTTCATCCCGATCTTCAGCGACTATCAGGCGCCGGCCCGGAACATCATGACAGCGGGTCTGGTGCTCGCGGTGATGATCGTGCCGATCATCACCGCGACCATCCGCGAGGTGTTCCTGCAGACCCCGCGGCTGCACGAGGAGGCCTCCCTGGCTCTGGGCGCCACCCGGTGGGAGATGATCCAGCAGGCTGTCCTGCCGTTCGGACGTTCGGGCATCATCTCTGCCTCGATGCTCGGCCTCGGCCGCGCGCTGGGGGAGACGATGGCCGTGCTGATGGTGCTCTCGCCGGGCTACGCAGTCAACTTCCTGCTGCTGCAACCAGGCCAGCACCAGTCGATCGCTGCGAACATCGCCAGCCACCTGCCGGAGGCCGGTGCCGACGGTGTGGACGCCTTGATCGCCTCCGGGCTGATCCTGTTCGCGTTCACCTTCGCCGTGAACCTCGTGGCCCGGTGGATCATCAATCGTCGCGCCGAGTTCTCAGGAGCCAACTGA
- a CDS encoding phosphate ABC transporter substrate-binding protein PstS yields MAGIGALSALALTLAACGGGSEGSDGNGNGDSADGLSGTIAGSGASSQENAVQGWVAGFMEANPDATVSYDPTGSGTGREQFINGTVQFAGSDSALDAEEMAAAEERCSGPVLEMPLYISPIAVIYNLPELNDTNINLEPDTLAQIFTGDITNWNDDAIAEANPDVELPDLPIIPVNRSDDSGTTENLTEYLSAAAPDSWTHDPAGLWPIDGTQSGAQTSGMLEVVGGAEGTIGYADASRVGDLGSVAIGVGDEFVPFSPEAAAAVVDVSPPAEDASETVLTIDLARDTEESGAYPIVLVSYSIACQTYDSAEHAELVQGYLGYVASEEGQERAAQPDVAGAAPISGELRGNVEAALETISAAG; encoded by the coding sequence ATGGCGGGAATCGGTGCCTTGAGCGCTCTCGCGCTGACCCTCGCCGCGTGTGGCGGCGGATCGGAAGGGTCCGACGGCAACGGGAACGGCGACAGTGCGGACGGCCTGTCCGGCACTATCGCCGGATCGGGTGCCAGCTCGCAGGAGAACGCAGTGCAGGGCTGGGTCGCCGGCTTCATGGAGGCCAACCCGGACGCCACGGTCAGCTACGACCCGACCGGCTCGGGCACCGGCCGGGAGCAGTTCATCAACGGCACGGTGCAGTTCGCCGGCTCCGACTCCGCACTGGACGCCGAGGAGATGGCAGCCGCGGAGGAGCGGTGCAGCGGCCCCGTGCTGGAGATGCCGCTCTACATCAGCCCGATCGCGGTGATCTACAACCTCCCCGAGCTGAACGACACCAACATCAACCTCGAGCCGGACACCCTGGCGCAGATCTTCACCGGTGACATCACCAACTGGAACGACGACGCGATCGCCGAGGCCAACCCGGACGTCGAGCTGCCCGACCTGCCGATCATCCCGGTGAACCGGTCCGACGACTCCGGCACCACCGAGAACCTCACCGAGTACCTCTCCGCTGCGGCGCCGGACTCGTGGACGCACGACCCCGCCGGCCTGTGGCCCATCGACGGCACCCAGTCCGGTGCGCAGACCTCCGGCATGCTCGAGGTGGTGGGCGGCGCCGAAGGCACCATCGGTTACGCCGACGCCTCCCGCGTGGGTGACCTCGGCTCCGTCGCGATCGGTGTGGGCGACGAGTTCGTACCGTTCTCCCCGGAGGCTGCTGCCGCCGTCGTGGACGTCTCCCCGCCTGCGGAGGACGCCAGCGAGACCGTGCTGACCATCGACCTGGCCCGTGACACGGAGGAGTCCGGCGCGTACCCGATCGTGCTGGTGTCCTACTCCATCGCCTGTCAGACCTACGACTCGGCCGAGCACGCCGAGCTGGTGCAGGGCTACCTCGGCTACGTCGCTTCCGAGGAGGGTCAGGAGCGCGCGGCACAGCCGGACGTGGCTGGCGCCGCCCCGATCTCCGGCGAGCTGCGGGGGAACGTCGAAGCCGCGCTGGAGACCATCTCTGCAGCTGGCTGA